The Parambassis ranga chromosome 14, fParRan2.1, whole genome shotgun sequence genome includes a window with the following:
- the LOC114445654 gene encoding interleukin-1 receptor type 2-like isoform X1, with protein MKLLSVVKALGSLCLVFASGYPVSEADSPEIIGPDHIQLKVNSGERLVLHCDAFTNCEEDEAMIYWLVNGTFPEETLSRERIVESHKSTLDQGTIIQKSLVLKNITSEDLKSTFTCVVTTAVGMAQKHITLATTISGCSKN; from the exons ATGAAGCTGTTATCTGTTGTTAAAG CTTTGGGATCTCTGTGCTTGGTGTTTGCTAGTGGATACCCAG tTTCTGAGGCCGATTCTCCCGAGATCATTGGGCCAGATCACATCCAACTTAAAGTTAATTCAG GAGAAAGACTGGTTCTGCACTGTGATGCTTTTACAAActgtgaggaagatgaggcaATGATCTACTGGCTCGTCAACGGCACCTTTCCTGAAGAAACACTTAGCAGAGAGAGAATAGTGGAATCACACAA ATCGACTTTGGATCAGGGTACAATCATCCAGAAGAGTCTGGTATTGAAGAACATCACATCAGAGGATCTGAAATCCACCTTCACATGTGTTGTGACCACTGCTGTAGGAATGGCCCAAAAACACATAACATTGGCAACAACGATTAGCGGCTGTAGTAAAAACTGA
- the LOC114445649 gene encoding NACHT, LRR and PYD domains-containing protein 3-like, whose product MNDMDESMASPSGSFSFDQAVSERGENEVDEDEDIFYIPERRPSLDLGPTQMDTSNWHYVEQALNPAQSYRSMTSEENSDILEEDQRSFTQVQLDRADSFSSCYSFDSDDCEKKTPKVKSKEDTAEPCSRPELIQDPNEIRHPSLTVGFTLKAICDTLQKLSEIDMQIFKRMLWRNYPQTFNTTTIQSMDILDLVDRLLECYTLEVSLQITKHLLTGLGQEKLITQLQTMCLRNEVRYDLRETLRKKYCEDVAMEGEKKPFADVFTNLHITTTSDNGPNIEHEVMTIKKLNTNRQAGTLLSVPDIFSAERMRNDFTKVKFIVVIGSAGSGKTMAIRKLILDWIEERSHQHIGFLFPLPFRELKQFEGSTISLLEIIQTLYPATKKLRIEDYRCSECKLLFVFEGLDEYTEKLDFETTELYSDFKEPTTLNIIVVNLLRGRLHFRGLFLITARPQTRHYLPWDTHYDKIELRGFLEPDKDEYFKKWFKDPEQAARVIEFINSSKTLRIMCHLPLFCSLVAEECQRRFREQGTHATLPSSITYMYTKLLFVLLRQHRLLRAPHRSADEERDFLMKLGKVAFTMLEKGEFRISKSHWKATGVSDEEAVVNSGLCTLYVTQPYVLCHETVLSFIHPTVQEYLAALYTFLSSSSQGKQKSLLKGMLKAQKDMEPYKTAVDKSLKCEDGKLDLFLRFLFGMLHKPNLELLQSFVAPPIKQPVSIEDAAGLLRKRIRDCQDPNRKINLQCCLEELGVHASDSASHLSH is encoded by the exons ATGAATGACATGGATGAGTCCATGGCCTCACCATCAGGTAGCTTTTCCTTTGACCAGGCAGtctcagagagaggagaaaacgaggtggatgaagatgaggataTCTTCTACATTCCAGAGAGAAGACCTTCTCTTGATCTGGGGCCGACTCAGATGGATACCAGCAACTG GCATTATGTGGAACAGGCTTTGAATCCAGCTCAGAGCTACAGGTCAATGACAAGTGAGGAGAATTCGGACATATTGGAGGAAGATCAAAGATCCTTCACACA GGTCCAGCTGGACAGAGCAGATTCATTCTCTAGCTGCTACTCCTTCGACAGTGACGATTGTGAAAAGAAGACTCCCAA GGTGAAAAGCAAAGAAGACACTGCTGAGCCTTGTTCCAGGCCTGAGTTAATCCAAGACCCAAATGAGATCAGACATCCATCTCTGACAGTTGGATTCACTCTAAAA gcCATCTGTGACACACTTCAGAAGCTATCAGAGATAGACATGCAGATATTCAAACGGATGCTGTGGAGAAATTACCCACAGACATTCAATACTACTACCATCCAAAGCATGGACATACTGGACCTTGTGGACCGGTTGCTGGAGTGTTACACCCTTGAAGTGTCTTTACAGATCACCAAACACCTCCTTACCGGATTAGGTCAGGAAAAGCTGATCACCCAGCTCCAGACTATGTGCCTCAGAA ATGAAGTGCGTTACGATTTACGTGAGACACTGAGGAAGAAGTATTGTGAGGATGTGGCcatggagggagagaaaaagccCTTTGCTGATGTCTTTACTAATCTTCACATTACAACCACCAGTGACAATGGCCCAAATATCGAACATGAGGTCATGACcataaaaaaactgaacaccaaCCGACAGGCAGGGACGTTGCTTTCTGTTCCGGATATTTTTAGCGCTGAACGGATGAGGAATGATTTTACAAAAGTAAAGTTTATAGTGGTGATTGGTAGTGCAGGATCAGGGAAGACCATGGCAATCAGAAAGTTAATACTTGATTGGATTGAAGAGCGATCACATCAGCACATTGGTTTCTTGTTTCCTTTGCCATTCAGAGAGCTCAAACAGTTTGAGGGTTCAACAATCTCCCTGTTAGAAATAATACAAACACTGTACCCAGCAACAAAAAAGTTAAGGATTGAGGATTACAGATGCAGTGAATGCaagttgttgtttgtctttgagGGTCTGGATGAATACACAGAGAAGCTTGACTTTGAAACAACTGAGCTTTACAGCGACTTCAAAGAGCCTACCACACTCAACATCATTGTTGTCAACCTCTTGAGAGGCAGACTGCACTTCCGCGGCCTGTTCCTGATCACAGCTCGACCACAAACAAGGCACTACCTCCCCTGGGATACACATTACGATAAGATAGAGTTGCGGGGTTTCCTTGAGCCTGACAAGGATGAGTACTTCAAGAAGTGGTTCAAGGATCCAGAGCAGGCAGCTCGAGTGATTGAGTTCATCAACTCTTCTAAAACCCTCCGCATCATGTGCCACCTCCCCTTGTTCTGCTCACTGGTGGCCGAAGAGTGTCAACGCCGATTTAGGGAACAGGGGACACATGCCACCCTACCTAGTAGCATCACCTACATGTACACAAAACTGCTGTTTGTGCTCCTTCGTCAGCATCGTCTGTTAAGAGCTCCACATCGCAGTGCAGATGAAGAAAGAGATTTCCTTATGAAGCTTGGAAAGGTGGCCTTCACCATGCTGGAAAAAGGCGAGTTCAGGATAAGCAAGTCCCACTGGAAAGCAACAGGAGTAAGTGATGAGGAGGCAGTGGTCAACAGTGGCCTGTGCACACTTTACGTCACACAGCCATACGTCTTGTGTCATGAGACTGTCTTGAGCTTTATCCATCCAACCGTGCAGGAGTACCTGGCTGCTCTTTACACATTTCTCTCCTCTAGCAGCCAGGGGAAGCAGAAAAGCCTGTTGAAAGGAATGTTAAAGGCACAAAAGGACATGGAGCCGTACAAGACTGCTGTGGACAAAAGCCTGAAGTGTGAGGATGGCAAACTGGACTTGTTCCTGCGTTTCCTGTTTGGAATGCTGCATAAACCAAACCTGGAACTTCTCCAGTCTTTTGTTGCTCCACCTATAAAGCAGCCAGTTTCCATTGAAGACGCTGCAGGTCTCCTCAGAAAGAGGATCAGAGATTGTCAGGATCCTAACAGGAAAATCAACTTGCAATGCTGCCTGGAGGAGCTTGGTGTGCACGCCTCGGACTCAGCATCACACCTTAGTCACTGA
- the LOC114445884 gene encoding connector enhancer of kinase suppressor of ras 2-like: MALIMEPVSKWSSSQVVEWMQGLDDCLQQYIKTFEKEKVGGDQLLRITHQELEDLGVSRIGHQELILEAVDLLCALNYGLETENLKTLSHKLSASAKNLQNFITGRRRSGQYDGRATRKLPNDFLTSVVDLIAAAKSLLAWLDRCSFFFRSPFAAVADYSVTRSNVIQLCLELTTIVQQDCSVYETENKILHVCKTLSGVCEHIISLSSDPMVSQSAHLEVVQLANIKSTEGLGMYIKSTYDGLHVITGTTEGSLADRCKKIHAGDEVIQVNHQTVVGWQLKNLVNLLRGDPAGVTLTLKKRPQSTLTSTPALLKNMRWKPLALQPIFPQSPSSSVATPTSTLSTPSRRSSCALQDLFIPPPPAEPYTPRDDKGNLPDDDPQSDVHVAEGSESPNSYLDQECRQRFPLVEEDAILYCYEYDQNQEVSSVRRGSTPTYGRLRPISMPVEYNWVGDNEDVAKLKRESRRENSLLRFASEDKGPGEDFLLGRSLSQNRRKTERGASPTHYTLVPAVSLSTSSSDSASLYHVFERSSLLSRSKKKSKAGSPMSAISKRRISCRDLGQGDCQGWLWKKKDAKTYFSQKWKKYWFILKDTCLYWYMNEEDEKAEGFVSLPEFKIDRATECRRKFAFKACHPKIKTFYFAAENVDDMSRWLSRLSMAVAGYSEQEKMRQDQDYWSESDHDDVEMPPMPKQDSPPPPYDTYPRASSVSPYLEPKRGHFSSSDTFQSRSSHEEFRTEPQESNSNNGVSPGPKTSSHRNSWQDQMESNTRMHYLQTFPVEEPLLSEDRDQLAMEYRRQSTLPAQRSLLQEQYRALPLPLRASIDSEAGGKPRSFTLPRDSGLHAILAATAAASDQTEPQHYQLDRTRDTGHGRDCRMQTDSLVDLYRALEQTSLSTSADHRSASRLEYKRSFVRRVNDPLLNDKLHRLRILHSSLKNVPLQDTNRSLGFLG, from the exons ATGGCATTGATTATGGAGCCTGTGAGCAAGTGGAGCTCCAGTCAAGTGGTTGAGTGGATGCAAG GCTTGGACGACTGCCTGCAGCAGTACATCAAGACCTTTGAGAAGGAGAAAGTAGGGGGGGACCAACTCCTGCGTATCACCCACCAGGAGCTGGAGGATTTGGGAGTGTCCCGGATTGGCCATCAGGAGCTCATACTGGAGGCTGTGGATCTGCTCTGCGCTCTG AATTACGGGCTGGAGACAGAGAATCTGAAGACGCTCTCTCATAAGCTCAGCGCGTCTGCAAAGAACTTGCAGAACTTCATCACAGGAAGGCGGCGTAGCGGCCAGTATGACGGCAGGGCCACCCGCAAGCTCCCTAATGACTTTCTTACGTCTGTGGTGGACCTCATTGCTGCTGCCAAAAGCCTCCTGGCGTGGCTGGACAG gtgctccttCTTTTTTAGGTCTCCATTTGCTGCCGTGGCAGATTACTCAGTGACCAGAAGCAACGTGATCCAGCTGTGTCTCGAGCTCACTACAATTGTACAACAG GACTGCTCCGTGTATGAAACGGAAAACAAAATCCTGCATGTG TGTAAAACCCTGTCAGGGGTGTGTGAGCACATTATCTCTCTGTCCTCGGATCCGATGGTGTCCCAGTCGGCACATTTGGAAGTGGTGCAGCTCGCCAACATAAAATCCACTGAAGGCTTG GGCATGTACATCAAATCAACATATGATGGTTTACACGTTATCACCGGGACGACAGAAGGA tCCCTGGCTGACCGTTGTAAGAAAATCCATGCTGGAGACGAAGTCATTCAGGTCAATCACCAGACTGTG GTGGGCTGGCAGCTAAAGAACCTGGTGAACTTGTTGCGTGGGGACCCTGCAGGTGTCACCCTGACGCTGAAGAAACGCCCACAGAGCACGCTCACATCAACCCCCGCTCTGCTCAAAAACATGAGATGGAAACCACTAGCTCTGCAA CCAATCTTCCCTCAGAGCCCCAGCAGCAGTGTCGCTACACCCACCAGCACTTTAAGCACTCCATCCAGGAGGAGTAGCTGCGCCCTGCAGGACCTCTTCATCCCCCCTCCTCCGGCTGAGCCGTACACCCCCAG AGATGATAAGGGGAATCTGCCAGATGATGATCCTCAATCAGACGTCCATGTCGCCGAGGGATCTGAGTCACCAAACTCCTACCTGGACCAGGAGTGTCGGCAGCGATTTCCTCTGGTGGAGGAGGATGCTATATTGTACTGTTACGAGTATGACCAGAACCAAGAGGTGTCATCGGTCCGCAGGGGGAGCACTCCCACTTATG GCAGGCTTAGGCCCATCTCGATGCCGGTGGAGTACAACTGGGTGGGAGACAACGAAGACGTGGCCAAgctgaagagagagagcaggagag AAAACTCCCTCCTCCGTTTTGCGAGTGAAGACAAAGGCCCTGGCGAGGACTTCCTACTTGGACGCAGTCTGAGTCAGAACAGGAGGAAGACTGAGCGAGGAGCCAGCCCCACCCATTACACACTGGTCCCAGCTGTCTCCCTGTCCACATCCAGCTCTGACTCTGCATCCTtgtatcat gtatTTGAGAGATCCTCTTTGCTGTCAAGGTCAAAGAAGAAGAGTAAAG ctggAAGTCCCATGTCTGCAATCAGCAAGCGGCGGATTTCCTGCAGGGACCTGGGTCAGGGAGActgtcagggctggctgtggAAAAAGAAGGATGCAAAAACCTATTTTTCACAGAAGTGGAAGAAGTACTGGTTCATCCTGAAAGACACGTGCCTGTACTGGTACATGAATGAAGAG GATGAGAAGGCAGAGGGCTTTGTCAGCCTCCCGGAGTTCAAGATTGATCGGGCCACTGAATGCAGAAGGAAGTT TGCTTTCAAGGCTTGCCATCCGAAGATAAAAACTTTCTACTTTGCTGCGGAGAATGTAGACGACATGTCTCG GTGGCTGAGTCGTCTCAGTATGGCGGTGGCAGGCTACTCTGAGCAGGAGAAAATGCGCCAGGACCAAG ATTATTGGAGTGAGAGTGACCATGATGACGTGGAGATGCCCCCAATGCCCAAACAGGACAGTCCACCACCACCTTATGACACCTATCCCAGAGCATCCTCA GTGAGTCCCTACCTGGAACCAAAACGTGGCCATTTCTCCTCTTCTGATACGTTCCAGTCTCGATCCTCTCATGAGGAGTTCCGCACCGAGCCTCAGGAAAGCAATAGCAACAATGGCGTCTCCCCGGGTCCTAAGACAAGCAGCCACCGAAACTCGTGGCAGGATCAGATGGAGAGCAACACAAGGATGCACTACCTCCAGACATTCCCGGTGGAGGAACCCCTGCTGTCTGAGGACAGAGACCAACTGGCGATGGAGTACCGCAGGCAGTCCACTCTGCCCGCACAGCGCAGCCTGCTGCAAGAACAGTACAGAGCCCTGCCTCTGCCCCTCAGGGCCAGTATCGATTCAGAGGCGGGAGGGAAACCCCGCAGCTTCACGCTGCCACGGGACAGCGGGCTCCACGCTATCCtggctgccactgctgctgcctcagaCCAGACAGAACCCCAGCACTATCAGCTGGACCGGACCAGAGACACAG GTCATGGACGAGACTGCAGGATGCAGACAGACTCTCTGGTGGATCTGTACCGGGCTTTGGAGCAGACCAGTCTGTCTACCTCTGCAGACCACAGATCAGCCAGCCGCCTGGAGTATAAGCGCTCATTTGTCCGTAGAGTTAATGACCCTCTGCTAAATGACAAGCTCCACCGCCTGCGGATCCTTCATAGCTCACTGAAG AATGTCCCTCTTCAAGACACCAATCGGTCATTAGGTTTTTTAGGGTAA
- the LOC114446549 gene encoding RING finger protein 121-like, with protein MALIMEPVSKWSSSQVVEWMQARRSIPSCDKAALKESSLATKEQRIPALTENLFLTYQGVAQLLRITHQELEDLGVSRIGHQELILEAVDLLCALFDVSKLSPEEKRRIKPEDAMDFGVSLLFYGLYYGVLGRDFAEMCADFMASTVGYYSASGMPTKHLSDNICAVCGQPILVDVSEEGIIENTYRLSCNHVFHEFCIRGWCIVGKKQMCPYCKEKVDLKRMFSNPWERPHVMYGQLLDWLRYLVAWQPVIIGLVQGINYILGLE; from the exons ATGGCATTGATTATGGAGCCTGTGAGCAAGTGGAGCTCCAGTCAAGTGGTTGAGTGGATGCAAG CTAGACGCTCCATTCCCAGCTGTGACAAAGCCGCTTTAAAGGAGAGCTCTCTCGCCACAAAAGAGCAAAGAATTCCAGCTTTGACTGAAAATTTGTTCTTGACATACCAA GGGGTGGCCCAACTCCTGCGTATCACCCACCAGGAGCTGGAGGATTTGGGAGTGTCCCGGATTGGCCATCAGGAGCTCATACTGGAGGCTGTGGATCTGCTCTGCGCTCTG TTTGATGTGTCCAAGCTTTCACCAGAAGAAAAAAGGAG GATAAAGCCTGAAGATGCAATGGACTTTGGTGTTTCACTACTATTCTATGGCCTGTACTACGGGGTCCTGGGCAGAGACTTTGCAGAGATGTGTGCAGACTTCATGGCTTCAACGGTTGGG taCTACAGTGCATCTGGCATGCCAACCAAGCACCTCTCTGACAATATCTGTGCTGTGTGCGGTCAGCCCATCCTCGTAGATGTCAGTGAGGAAGGGATTATAGAGAACACATACAGATTATCATGCAACCATGT GTTCCATGAGTTCTGCATAAGAGGATGGTGTATCGTTGGCAAGAAGCAGATGTGCCCATATTGCAAAGAGAAGGTGGATCTGAAGAGGATGTTCAGCAATCC CTGGGAAAGGCCGCATGTCATGTATGGACAGCTTTTAGACTGGCTTCGCTACCTGGTGGCTTGGCAGCCTGTTATTATAGGATTGGTGCAAGGCATCAACTACATCCTGGGTCTGGAGTGA
- the LOC114445654 gene encoding uncharacterized protein LOC114445654 isoform X2 translates to MKLLSVVKALGSLCLVFASGYPVSEADSPEIIGPDHIQLKVNSGERLVLHCDAFTNCEEDEAMIYWLVNGTFPEETLSRERIVESHK, encoded by the exons ATGAAGCTGTTATCTGTTGTTAAAG CTTTGGGATCTCTGTGCTTGGTGTTTGCTAGTGGATACCCAG tTTCTGAGGCCGATTCTCCCGAGATCATTGGGCCAGATCACATCCAACTTAAAGTTAATTCAG GAGAAAGACTGGTTCTGCACTGTGATGCTTTTACAAActgtgaggaagatgaggcaATGATCTACTGGCTCGTCAACGGCACCTTTCCTGAAGAAACACTTAGCAGAGAGAGAATAGTGGAATCACACAAGTGA